ATCGTCGATGAAAATTTGGCCCGATTGGGGGTCATAGAAGCGGGGCAGTAGGTTGACGAGAGTAGATTTGCCCGCACCTGAGGATCCTACCAGGGCAATTTTCTCGCCGGGTAGAGCTAGCAGGTCGAGATTGCGCAGCACGGGCTCGTCAGTCTCATAGCCAAAGGTGACGTTGCGATACTCGACCCGTCCGGTGACCTTGGGCAGTTCGGCGGCTGTGGGCAGCTCGCGTACCGCTGGCTCAATCTCAAGCAGCTCAATCACGCGGTCAACGGAGGCCTCACCCTGTTTAAACTCGCCGTAGTTAATGATGACGTGGTTCACCGGGTCAATCAGCATCAGCGCGGCGACGACGTAGCTACCAAAGGAGGCCCCGGTGAGATTGCCCTGGGAAATTTGCCAGGTGCCCACCAGCAAAATCAGCATTACCACCACGGCATAGGTAAAGCCCACCACCGGGTACTGCACCGCCTGCAGCCAAGCGGCCTTGTACTTGGCCTGACGGTTTTTCTCGGCCTCCTGGGTAAAGCGCTCGACTTCGTAGTCTTCAGCGGCAAAGGCGCGCACCAAGCGAATGCCGCTAAACACTTCCGTGACTAGCGACGACAGGTCTGAGACCAGGTTTTGGCTGCGCCGCGAAAACTTCAGCATTTGCTCCCCAAACCACCCCGCTAGCACCGCCAGAATGGGGACTAAAACCACCGCCGTTAGGGTTAGCTGCCAGTTGAGGTAGACCATGTAGCCCAGCACCACCACCAGCTGCAGCACCGAAGGCAAGAAGTCGTGGAACAGCTTTTGCACTACCTCGCCGATGCGATCGATGTCTTCGGTCAGGCGGTATGACAGGTCGCCGGTTTGGCTGCGCTCAAAATAGGTGAGGCTGAGCCGGTGAATGTGGGTGTACACATCTCTGCGCAGATTAAAGGCCACCTCTAAGGCGGCCTTGGCCATCAGCGAGTCTTGAATGTATTGACCAATCTTTTGCAGCGCAAACCCGGCCATGGTGATGGCAATAAAGCGTGACACCACAGGCACGTTGCCTGCCGCCAACTGCTCCAAA
The DNA window shown above is from Leptolyngbya subtilissima AS-A7 and carries:
- a CDS encoding ABC transporter ATP-binding protein, translating into MNPERSAEGSKYWTLAPYVRREWPTILQALFGTVIFVSFWPILAWLSGNILEQLAAGNVPVVSRFIAITMAGFALQKIGQYIQDSLMAKAALEVAFNLRRDVYTHIHRLSLTYFERSQTGDLSYRLTEDIDRIGEVVQKLFHDFLPSVLQLVVVLGYMVYLNWQLTLTAVVLVPILAVLAGWFGEQMLKFSRRSQNLVSDLSSLVTEVFSGIRLVRAFAAEDYEVERFTQEAEKNRQAKYKAAWLQAVQYPVVGFTYAVVVMLILLVGTWQISQGNLTGASFGSYVVAALMLIDPVNHVIINYGEFKQGEASVDRVIELLEIEPAVRELPTAAELPKVTGRVEYRNVTFGYETDEPVLRNLDLLALPGEKIALVGSSGAGKSTLVNLLPRFYDPQSGQIFIDDVDVATVTLRSLRRQIGIVPQETTLFSGTIAQNIAFGQKDFDIEAVEAAARIANAHDFISQFSQGYYTWMGERGVNLSGGQRQRVAIARAVLLNPRILILDEATSALDAESEALVQEALERLMSDRTVFIIAHRLATVRDADRILVMEKGQVIEAGTHSELLANQSRYAQFYAQQFAGSSLG